The genomic stretch aggtgtggatgtaaTGCTTCCACCtatttagtaaaatagtcagtaagtacaagcaaaaattttacctgtccttttgcttgtggtagtggacccacgatatcaattccccatttcataaatggacACGGTGCAATGATCGGATGTAACAACTCCGCAGGTCTATACATGTTATTACTGTATctttggcacttatcacatttagccacaaaatattccgcttcttcttccattttaggccagtaataacctgccttAATCATGGTTCTTACCAGTTATCTTCCTCcagcgtgatttccacaatgcccctcgtgtatcTCTCTCATTACATATTCCATATGTGAAGGCCCGAGGCACCTTGCTAAGGgtccaccgaacatttttcgataaagattgtcttgctttaaacaatatcgagcaaCCTTTTTCCGAAGCACGTGAGCTTTTTTCTTGTCTTCAGGAtggttccatactgcaaaaaagcaacaatcacGTTCCTCtaatcccaggttaagttattaaaatttacctcatttttgtctggATCGAGCACTGAATGAAACAAAGGAATTACggaagcattttcattgcttaCCACGTCTGCTGCAGATGTGAGATTGGCTAGGGCGTCCGCCTCGACATTTTCATCTCTTGATATTTGCataactttccaggtttggaaTTGCCTGACCAAATCCCGTACCTTCTCTAAGTACTGCTGCATCCGTGCTTCCTTGgccgtataagtccccagcatttgattaactatgAGTTGCGAATCACTTTTGATCACAATCTGATTAATGCCGAGTTCTCATGCTAGTTCTGAACCTGCAATCACaacttcatactctgcctcattgttagttatagaatgacatttaatggcttgtcgaatggtttcacccgtaggtggtaccaaaacaattccCAAGCCTGCACCCTTTACATTAGAGCATCAGTGAATAAGGTCCAAATTCCCGTATTAGAGCCGTTAaacacttgtaattctttttctgcttccaattgcattccttggctaaaatcaaccacaaaatctgctaacacTTGATATTTTATCGTGGTTCTAGGCTGGTATGcgatgtcatattcacttaattctagcccatttggctaacctacctgacaactcatgcttatgtaatatattgtgTAATGGATAAGCAGTTATTACAgtgataggatgacattgaaaataaggccttaattttctagatgccatgattaatgcaagtgctagcttttctaactgaggataccgcGTCTCCGTATCTAATAAAGACTTGCTGACATAATAGAtcagagattgtttaccttggtcttcacggactaaaacagcacttaccacTACTTCTGAGACAGCAAGGTAGATGAGCaatctttccccagcctttggttttgcgagtAATGGCGGATTTGACAGGTATGccttcaaatttttgagtgcctgctaacattcctcagtccattcgaactgatcttgctttttaagagctgaaaagaacttaaagcatttttctgatgatttagaaatgaatctctccaaggctgcaattcttcctgtcaacctctgcacttcttttctacttgtaagcatgtcaggaatttcttcaatgtCCTTAATCTATgtgggattcacttcaataccacggttagaaacaagaaaacccaaaaacttacctaatgcaacaccgaatgcacatttctccggatttaatttcatattgaatttctgcaagacttgaaatgtatCATACAAGTGCGATATATGATCCCCTGAATGTTGAGTTTTAACGAGCATGTCATCTATGTAAACCTCCATTGTTTTTCCCAAATGTTCTTGGAATATTTGGTCACTAGTCTTTGATATATTGGACcaacatttttgagaccaaaagacattactttataacagtaagtccccctatctgttataaatgaagtattttcttcatctattggatccattttgatctgattgtatcctgaatacgcatctaaaaagcttaacaattcatgtcctgcagtagcatcaattagttgatctatatgtggtaatgaaaaagaatctttaggacaagctttgttaaggtatgtgtaatctacacaaactcgccacttaccattcttcttcGGTACCACAATAGTATTGgccaaccaattaggatactttacctcacagATAGATCCAATCTTTAATAATTTttgaacctcatcttgaatcacctgatttttgaaagttccttgctttctcttcttttgtttgacaagGGGATACGATgtgtcttcatttaatttgtgagtcattacctccggtggtattcctgtcatatcagagTGGAACCAAGAAAAATAATCCacgttagtttttaaaaattcaatcaacttacctttcatgtcttggcttagattggcccctacgtagactttcctttcaggccatTGTGCAAATAATATTACAGCTTCCAGTTCTtcaatcgttgttttgatattttcattttcttttggttcTTGAATGACATCTGGCCTTGAGTCCATGTCTATTcgtccttgttcagttgaggtttgtgttgtgataccctcaactggattctgtaattgctatttttcttcgtttCCCGTACTTGAATCTGCTACAGAATTGATGCTTctggatgtatgttgatccccacggatttgacatattccccatggtgatggaaatttaataacttggtgCAAGGTTGACGGACCGATATCcatctcgtggatccatggtctcccaaggatcatattgtaagccatctccatatttaccacctgaaattttgtatccttgacaactccttctgcgaatATTGTACGTATTACTCCCCCTTTCGTCACTACGctggaattgtcaaatccagacagagtatgcgcctttggtattaatttatcttcGGCTTGCATCTTACGtagtactcttagcaaaataatgttcatggaactacctagatcaatcaaaactcgtttcacattagtatcatgtacaagtaaagatattaccagtgtatCGTTATGTGGGGATAATACGCCATCCGCGTCTGCATCATCAAACGTAATGCTTTCTTCCTCTAAGACATGTCGCACCCGCTTCTCGtgggtaattgtgactttggaGACTTTATTGGCTGCTGTGTACGTCACACCATTGAAGTCTTCACCTCCACTTATCACATTAACGatccttttgggagaaggtggttttgggggctcctgcctattcttcatatatgcttgCTTACCTCTCTCACTGAATAATTCAGTGAGATACCCTTGATTTAATAGATGATCAACTTCACCTTGCAACAACCTATAGTCTGCCGTTTAATGcgcgtgatcgttgtgaaattcgcaccagtaATCAGGGTTGCGCTTGTTTGGGTTCGATCTtatttcttttggccaccgtaccttatcacccatgctttttaaaacagctacgagctcggaagtgcttacattaaaattataaccgccaaaccttgctttcaaatttctatcatcatcccgtGACTCTCGCTCGTTTCGATCTTTCCTAAATCTTGATGACGAGCCCGACTCGCTATTCCTCGACCTATGATCGTACCTCAGATGGTCCTGTTTTGACCGTGAATATTTTCCTACTGGACCCATATATGGTTCGTACAtgtttttaccggaccttttttcggtTTTCGCCCGTCTCGAActcatcttttcttctttttgagatcgtGAGATAGTATCCtcttctatccttagcttcgTGTTGTACCTATTATAAACGTCATTCCACGTTGTTgctgggaattcacgaagactttccttAAGTCACCTCGTGGCTTCAGagtttttttcattcaaattactagtgaaggctatagctgcccaattgtcaggtacgcacggtaacgtcattctttcacgctggaacctatccacgaactccctaagcaattctgagtccccttgcttgattttgaaaatatcttcctttcttttttcgactttttgagctcccgaatgtgctttgataaatgaatctgcaagctcagcaaaagaatttatggaattttcaggtaaaagacaataccatgttaatgctcccttagtgagtgtttcaccgaattttttgaccaatactgattcaatttcttgtttggtcaagtcattgccttttacgcctgttgtgaatgcagtcacgtggtcttgtggatcagttgttccatcgtattttggaatatcgggcattttgaattctttggaattgggaggggagcatcacttggcttccaaggttgttgtgaatatttatccatatctatccctttgattacgggcgatactccaggtatttgctctatgcggtcactttgctccttaagctgtttctgcaatattagtactaaattttgtaaatcagaatgaCTCGCTGGGGATTCCACCACTACCTGAATTAGCAAGCCCAgaacgagggttctccaaagtgttattatttggagtgAGTGTTGGTGGTGCAACGGGTAATTGGCTGACAAAGgcctcaagagctttattgacctgttgagcgattagcttttgcaaagcttcattgATAGCTTCATCATTTTTGAATTGAACATTTCCATTTGCGTGAGATCTATCAGGAGTGCCTTCTCGAGATCGTCGAGGGGAGCTTTGTAGAGAAGGGATTGGGATGTGGTCATCCTGTGGATTCTCCTGGAGTTGTTGGTTTCCTTGGGTGTTTTCATTGATGTtcgacatagttgatgcaacaaAAAAGGTTAGGCTAAGAAAGagtagattatcagattcccggtaatggaaccaatttatttaaccaaaaagtggaatTTTGGTTAAAgccttaatttagaagaactcgggttactgataatcaaagaatgaataaaggaaagtgattttgccaacaataagataatcagaagaaaacaaagtaaaccaatgtattcagatagtatttcgtgtccttacaaatgatccatTCTCTTCTTTTGCTATCTCCAAGTTATACGTtatgcctttgtcataataaggccattatagacaattaaaggcattaaatgctacgttacataatcattgtgaTTCAATACATATTccctaacgtttttagtatttaatgcttaTTAAATACTATATTTGTACTCTCTTGTATTGTCAGATTCATTTTCCTTGATTTTTGGATTAAATAACGAGCGTTGAGTCTTCTGAATAACTGCTCATGCCTCTTCAtgtgcctctgctcgtatctgttgcaactcgtgcttcTTTGCTAATCATCATCCTTTGACCAGCCTccatgtcatgacacgtcatctttcaatcacttcaatatgtaaactcaatttttcccaatacaatgcCATTAAAATATATGAATTTTATTAATTACATTTAAATTCTCTTACAACGATTTAACTTTAGACCATCAAACTCATTAAGCCAACATGTCCAAAATGAGTCATAaacgaaaaataaagaaaagaaagcaattaAAATACAACTAGACCCCTCGAAATAAATTTTAGCTAGCTGAAGTCCCATTACTTATGAGTTATGACTCCATATTTTCGACCAAATTTTCTGCCCTTCTCCCATCCTTATTTATTTACACATTTAAAATTTATATTCCTACAACCCCTTGCAAGTTGAAAGCCCCTTTTGTCCTCCTCTTTTatctattatattttttttaaaaggaaaatagttAGATAATAACACAACTTTTCCCTCGTTCTCTTTCTTTTATAACGGTCATGTTCTTCCTGTCGTCTTGGCTTTATTACATATCTAAAGCTATGAAGAGTTTCATAGCATTTTTGGTGGGGATTTTGTTGGTGTCTTTTCAAAAGACCTCCATACAACAACAGAAAAAGTGAAATATATGGCAGGAAAATAAGGTCTTTAGCCCAAAAAATTTAACATTTCACGCATGCACTTCAATTGTTTGCTTATAAGAGGGATCAGACCCACTTTACTTATAGGAGTGTTTCAAAAATCACCATCAGCATTTTGTGTATATTGGGGTATATTACAGTGGCCATTGCGTTAGTTCTACTGGTGCAGTTGTGTTTATCGATGCTAATTAGAATATAATTGGTGTTCAATTCAATTCGAAAAATGTATGTCGAATGATAAAGAACTAAAAATGCTAAATTATTCGTTTTCAACCAGTGTAAAACTTTCAAATTTACTAAAGTTGCACATTTGGTAAAGAACTAAAAGTGCATTAAATTATAAGCATGATAAACTTTCTTTCCGGGTTGGAAATTGAAGCAAAATACATAATAAACTTTCTTTCCAGGAAATTGAAGCAAAATTTCAATAATATCGCAGAAAAAGAGACCCTAAAAGAAGATCACTAAAGAAAGAGAACAACTTTATTCGGATTTTCTGGAAGAGTTAAAGTATAGTTTTATATCTCTTCCATGTAGAAAGAGGTTGATTCCATCAATTAATCAGAGTACATCTTTATAACTATTTTCTACATAATATTGTACGTAAGACATACGTACATACATGCACCTACTATACTCTTTTGACGACACGAACCTTCAGACCATGTTTCACTAGCATGATAATAGAAGTAGTGGGAGAAATATTTTGAGCTTCCACTAGTTGGATATGGTAGTTGTGTATGATGGTGGCTGCCACTATTTTCAACTGAGTGAATGCCATATTCTTCCCTATACAAGTCCTTGGACCCGCATTAAACGCCGGAAATTTGAAAGATGGTTCATGTTTGATCTTTCCTTGTTCAGAAATCCATCTCTCGGGCTTGAATTCTAAGTAATCCTTTCCCCATATAGTCTCCATTCTCCCCATTGTATAGAACGGTATaatcatttttgtttttggaGTGACATGGTGACCGCTAGGAAGGATGTCATGTGCAAGTGGGACTTTGTGCTCCAAAGAAAGTGATGGAAAAAACCTAAGAGTTTCGCACAAGGCACCATGTAGATAGACCAATTTCAGCATTTCTTCTTTGTTGAAAAACTTGAGGTTTTCATCTTTTTTAAGATGCATTTTTTGTTGAATTTCTTCTCTAATCTTTGTCTCAACTAAGGGATGTTTAGCCAAGAACAAAAAAAACCAAGTGAGAGCTGAACTTGTACTATCTCTCCCAGCTAACATTAAATTCAAGAAAGTGTCCCTAAGAAATTTTTGTAATGTACCCAAATCTCCTTTGTTCCATGAATTATACATTTTAATATATGCAGCTAAAAATGTGAAATCTTCGTCTTTGGCCGTTTTCTTCATTAGCTCCTCTTGTTTATGTGAAATGCAAGGATATAGGAACTCATCAAAAGCCTCCCATGCTTGACTGAGTTTCTTTTCTTTACCAATTTGAAGCCATTTTTGCAATTTCCAACAGCTCTCTGGCATTATGTGTCTGAATAGAAGTGCATCAATAGCGTCGGTGAATGCTTTTTCGCATGGCACATGAGGAACGTCAATGGACAAGCTTCTTGGATCGTGATCAAGTAACAACTTGGTGATAGAATCAAAACTTAATCTCTGTAAAATGTCTTGCAAATCAAACGAATTGCCTTGTTCAGCAAAAACATCAAGAATTGGTCGAAGTCGTTTATCCATAATGCCCCACATGTTGTTCTCTAACAATGTTTGAAACTTTGCATGACTCATTATCGACATGGTGATCTTCCTGTGAAGCTCCCATAATTCCGAATCAACGTTAAAAATGCCATTTCCCAATATATCAAATATTTTACGAAACTCGGGTCCCTTTGGATAGTTTGAGAAGTTTTTACTGAAGATATGATGGATATTTGCAGGATCACAAGTAATCAACATGTCCATATTAGCAAATATAGGACCTTTGAACTCAAATGTGCCCCCAGTTTCTGTAAGAACCTTCGTTATATAATCATGGATAtgatgaaaattcaaaataattgctGGCAACATTCCAACGAATGGCCAATATattggagctgaagtttttgtccatCTTTTTCGGAGGTACCATGTAATAAAATAAGTGAAACAAAGAATTATCAATAGAAGAAGAGAATATTCAAGGAAATCCATTGAGAGTCGGAGGTTTTCTTTTCCAATCTAGCTTTGGGCTTAGTAAGTTTTGTTGTGTTAAGCAATTCATTCGGACCTTCCATGATGTTATATAAGAGTTGCAATATTCCAACCCTAACGTTTGAGAGGGTCCAAATATATTTAAATATTCTAATTAAGACAATTATTTGAGGACATAGACTGTACACTCTTGAAAAGGAATGGGCAATTTTTTCAATTGTGAACGTTCTTGAAAAGCAAGTTGACTTCATGAGTTCATTCAATTTGCTTTGGTTACTCTTGAATTGCTCACACTAACTTTTCAAGGTAAGCATCGAACTTTTCAAGGTAAGCAATCGAGCTTTCAGATCTCAAATTTTTTTTTATGGACAAAcgaatatttttgttgttttgcttTTCACCCACTGTTTGATATTCGTTTTGTGGTCCGATCAAACT from Nicotiana sylvestris chromosome 12, ASM39365v2, whole genome shotgun sequence encodes the following:
- the LOC138883617 gene encoding uncharacterized protein; translation: MKNRQEPPKPPSPKRIVNVISGGEDFNGVTYTAANKVSKVTITHEKRVRHVLEEESITFDDADADGVLSPHNDTLVISLLVHDTNVKRVLIDLGSSMNIILLRVLRKMQAEDKLIPKAHTLSGFDNSSVVTKGGVIRTIFAEGVVKDTKFQVVNMEMAYNMILGRPWIHEMDIGPSTLHQVIKFPSPWGICQIRGDQHTSRSINSVADSSTGNEEK
- the LOC104230962 gene encoding alkane hydroxylase MAH1-like, producing MDFLEYSLLLLIILCFTYFITWYLRKRWTKTSAPIYWPFVGMLPAIILNFHHIHDYITKVLTETGGTFEFKGPIFANMDMLITCDPANIHHIFSKNFSNYPKGPEFRKIFDILGNGIFNVDSELWELHRKITMSIMSHAKFQTLLENNMWGIMDKRLRPILDVFAEQGNSFDLQDILQRLSFDSITKLLLDHDPRSLSIDVPHVPCEKAFTDAIDALLFRHIMPESCWKLQKWLQIGKEKKLSQAWEAFDEFLYPCISHKQEELMKKTAKDEDFTFLAAYIKMYNSWNKGDLGTLQKFLRDTFLNLMLAGRDSTSSALTWFFLFLAKHPLVETKIREEIQQKMHLKKDENLKFFNKEEMLKLVYLHGALCETLRFFPSLSLEHKVPLAHDILPSGHHVTPKTKMIIPFYTMGRMETIWGKDYLEFKPERWISEQGKIKHEPSFKFPAFNAGPRTCIGKNMAFTQLKIVAATIIHNYHIQLVEAQNISPTTSIIMLVKHGLKVRVVKRV